CAAGCCGACCCTAATTTTTTCAGATTTCATTTTCGATCTCCATAATAGCTGCAATAACTCAACTGGCGCCAAAGAATTTTTTCGCCAGTTCAACCTCATCCCGGCTGCCGATATAGACCGGACTGCGCTGGTCGAAATCGTAACATTCAAGATCAAGAATCGGCCTGCGACCGTCGGTTGCCACGCCCCCCGCCAATTCCGTCAGATAGGCCATGGGATTAAGTTCAAAAGGTAAACGAAGCTTGCCCTGAGCAGCTGAAACCGTGCCGGGATACATAAAAATACCCCCGCCTTTAAGTAGTATCTGATTGAGGTCGGGAACAAAGCCACCGCTATAACGCAACTTATAACCATCATCTTCTAGATGGCGGATAAAATTTTCATGTTCCGGCAGATAGTCGCGCCGCACCCCGCCGGGGCTGAAGATCGTCCCCCTGTTTTTGAGCGAGACGTACTCCCGGGTCAACACATATTCACCCAGGCTGTTCAGGGTAAACTCATGCACCCCGTCACCGGCGCCATAAACCAGGGTCGTGCGCGGGCCGTAAACAACATACATGGACCCGACCTGCCGACGCCCACACTGCAAGGGATCATCCCCGGCATAAATGGCGACAATGGTTCCCACCGCAAGGTTGACATCAACCAGGGAAGAGCCGTCCAGCGGGTCATAGCAGACCGCATAGCCGCCGCGTTTCCCCTGTCGATCAAAAATTATAATTTCACTCTGTTCTTCAGAAATTATACGACTGACCCGACCGGTATGATCCAACCGGTCCTTGATAATCTCATCGGCCAGAACATCCAGCGCCAGCTGGTCTTCGCCATAAAGATTGCTGGTTCCGGCCAGCCCCAGATCACCGGTGCGCATGGCATGATTTACATATTTCGAGGCAACTCCGACCTCATAGATAATACTGGCCAACCCCATTTCCACTCGACTTTTCATCAAATGGTTCCAGAGACCACGCTTGACGTGCTTTTTAATATTCATCTTAATCCCATTCCGATCCGGCTCCAGCGAAAACCCGAACACCGTGAAGTTTCACACCGCGCCCACTTCAGTAAAAGTTCAGCTTCCTTACTTCTCTCCGGCGATAGCCTCGCAGATATTATAGCAATGGTCCCCGATTTTCTCAAAATTAGTCAGAAAATCGATAAAAATCAGACCCGGCACCACGGAACAACGGTTTTCACTGAGCCGTTCAATATGCTGATCACGGTAGCGATTCTCCAGAGAGTTGATACTGTTCTCCAGCGCTCTGGCTTTCACCATCAAACGCTCCACCTTGCCCTTTTCAAGGCCCGTCAGCGCCAGCTCGATAAATTCCCGGGCTTTGAGTTCGATTTCGGCGATTTCCGCATTGGCTTCCTCACTAAAGTCAATTTTCTGATCCTGTTTACGTTCAACCAGGCGAATCAGGTTTTCGCAGTGGTCTCCCAGCCGCTCGAGGTTGTTGACAATATACATGGTCATGTTGACCTCGCGCGAGATCTCCGGGGTGGTTGACAGTTGCGTTACATTAACCAGAAAGTCGGTAATCTCCTTCTGCAACATATCTATCGTGTTTTCCTTACGGTACACCTTTTCCACCAGTTTTTGCGTGTAATTGGTATAGCATTCCATGGTCAGATTGAACATGCGCAAACAAAGACCGGCCATGCGCACGGTTTCCTTATGCGCCTGAGCCAGAGCCAGGGGCGGGGTATCAAGAACCCGGTTATCAAGATAACGCAGGTGATAAAAAGTCTCTTCATCGCCGGCCGGCACCATCCAGACACAAACTTTGGCAAGTATGCCGACCAAGGGGAGAAAAAGCAGACAGTTGAAGATATTGAAAAAGGTGTGCGCATTGGCAAGATGGCGGGCAATATAGGGTTTATCACCGATAGTGACAGCGCATTCGGCGGCCTGCGCCACTCCGACCACCAGGTCAGGATTTCCCGGAGTAAAATAATCAACCAGGCGAGTGAAAAACGGGAAAAGCAACAGTATATAAACCACCCCCAGAACATTGACCATCATATGAGCCCGGGCGGCCCGCTTCGCTGAAATATTAGTTCCGATACCGGCCAGCAAAGCCGTAATCGTGGTCCCGATATTTTCCCCGAGAATCAGGCCCACCCCTCCCTCGAAAGTCAGGGCTCCACTTGCAGCCAGTGTCATGGTGATTCCGACCGTGGCACTGCTGCTCTGCAGAATCATGGTCAACAGGGCCCCAGCCAGAACCGCCATGATATGATTACGACTGAAGGTAACAAACGCCTGCTGAAAAAAAGGCTGCGTCTTAAAACAGGCAAGGCCACCCCCCATGACATCCAGACCGTAAAAAAGCATACCGAAACCCAGGATGATTTCACCAAAATACTGCCAGCGTTTAGTCCGGGTAAAAAATTTCAGCGCCACTCCGATACCGATCGCCGGCAAGGCATAATGATGAACTTTGAAGGCAATCATCTGGGCGGTCACCGTGGTCCCGATATTGGCTCCAAGAATCACCCCGATAGCCTGCCGCAGATTCATCAAACCGGCATTAACAAAACCCACCACCATCACGGTCGTAGCGCTGCTGCTCTGCACGATGGCCGTGACTCCGGTTCCGACCAGAAAGGCGGCGATACGATGCGTCGTCAGCTTTTCCAGAATCTGCCGCAGACGATTGCCGGCGGCTTTCTGCAAGCCTTCCGACATAATTTTCATACCGTAAAGAAAAAGTCCAAGACCACCCAGAAAGGCAAACATCATTGCCTGTATCATTTAATACTCACTTTGCCGTCTAAAAAGTTGTCACTCAATAAATTTTAATGGCTGCACGAAAAGCCGCCGCAGAGCAACGATTTCAACCCCGGCCTGCTCCGCCATGCGGTGGAATTTTTTCAAAGCGGCCGCCGTCTCCGCATACGGGTGGCCGATCCCGATCGCAGTCCCCCTGATTGCGGCCACGGTCAGCAAGGTCCGCAGCTGCAGAAGAATATGCTGTTCATCCCTGAGGTTATCGAGAAAAACATCCCGCCGTAGCGCCGGAATTCCGGCGGCCCGGGCTTCCTCATAAGCACAACTGCCGGCAATCGTCAGGCTGTCGAGAAAAAAAAGTTCTCGATCCCTGAGGACCCGCATAACCATCCTCATTTTAACAGGATTGGCCGTCAGTCGTGAACCCATATGGTTATTAACCCCGATAATCCCCGGCACTGAAGCCAGATTTTCAAGCAGGGTTGACCGCATCTGTTTTTCATCCATCGCGCAGAGCAGGGCCCCGGGACCAGGATCGACGTCAGGGTAGTCCCGAGGTTCCATCGGCAGATGTAAGATCATATCACACCGCCGTTCCTGCAGGTATCCAGCGACCCGCTTCGAGTTCTCCAACCGTGGCAGCACGGCAAAGGTCAGAGGCAGAGAAATCGCGGCAAATTCAGCTGCGCTACTCAGACTAAGCCCCAGATCATCAATGACAATTGCCAGCCGGGGACGCCTCAGCCCCGGCTCAACCAATGATTTGGCTGTGATAAAAGTGCCGATGGTGACCACAGTTTCACCATCAAGAAGCAGAAAGGAACTGATCCCGCCCTCGTTGTCATATGAAAAAAGCAGACGTAAGGCAAAATCACGACCCAAAAATTCTTTGGCGGACTGCAGTACCAGCCTCAGAAGCTCAGGGTCAAAACAGACTCCGTCCATCCTGAGCCGGGACCACTCCAGAACACCGCTGCGCAGCCGTTGCCAATTCTGCCGGTTAACCTGAGCGGCCCGACTCAGGTTGATTTTCTGCAACAAACGGCCAAGAGCCGTTTCCAGTTTATTATGATCCTGAGGTTGAGCATTCCGAAGGCACTCCGCGGACACTCTCGAATCAGGTGCGGGCAAAACCTCGGCAAACCTTCGCTCCGCCAGCAAATAACCCAGCAAAAAGAAAAGAGCGGCCCCGGCGATTCCCAGAACCAGCCCCAGCCATCCTCCGGAAATCTTCGGTGTACGCTCTTTCACACGCATCATCAGGACTGGCTACCGATTATTATCTAGCTGCCGGAAAACCTTCCACCCCTGAAGCAACTCCAGAGCCCGCACCACCTGAATGTCATTACGCCAGTCTTCTCCAGCTGCTGCCGCCGCGGATTCGGCACCGCCTTCAGACTCCGCTTCAGGACGAATTC
The genomic region above belongs to Pseudomonadota bacterium and contains:
- a CDS encoding Na/Pi cotransporter family protein, yielding MIQAMMFAFLGGLGLFLYGMKIMSEGLQKAAGNRLRQILEKLTTHRIAAFLVGTGVTAIVQSSSATTVMVVGFVNAGLMNLRQAIGVILGANIGTTVTAQMIAFKVHHYALPAIGIGVALKFFTRTKRWQYFGEIILGFGMLFYGLDVMGGGLACFKTQPFFQQAFVTFSRNHIMAVLAGALLTMILQSSSATVGITMTLAASGALTFEGGVGLILGENIGTTITALLAGIGTNISAKRAARAHMMVNVLGVVYILLLFPFFTRLVDYFTPGNPDLVVGVAQAAECAVTIGDKPYIARHLANAHTFFNIFNCLLFLPLVGILAKVCVWMVPAGDEETFYHLRYLDNRVLDTPPLALAQAHKETVRMAGLCLRMFNLTMECYTNYTQKLVEKVYRKENTIDMLQKEITDFLVNVTQLSTTPEISREVNMTMYIVNNLERLGDHCENLIRLVERKQDQKIDFSEEANAEIAEIELKAREFIELALTGLEKGKVERLMVKARALENSINSLENRYRDQHIERLSENRCSVVPGLIFIDFLTNFEKIGDHCYNICEAIAGEK
- a CDS encoding divergent polysaccharide deacetylase family protein, which gives rise to MMRVKERTPKISGGWLGLVLGIAGAALFFLLGYLLAERRFAEVLPAPDSRVSAECLRNAQPQDHNKLETALGRLLQKINLSRAAQVNRQNWQRLRSGVLEWSRLRMDGVCFDPELLRLVLQSAKEFLGRDFALRLLFSYDNEGGISSFLLLDGETVVTIGTFITAKSLVEPGLRRPRLAIVIDDLGLSLSSAAEFAAISLPLTFAVLPRLENSKRVAGYLQERRCDMILHLPMEPRDYPDVDPGPGALLCAMDEKQMRSTLLENLASVPGIIGVNNHMGSRLTANPVKMRMVMRVLRDRELFFLDSLTIAGSCAYEEARAAGIPALRRDVFLDNLRDEQHILLQLRTLLTVAAIRGTAIGIGHPYAETAAALKKFHRMAEQAGVEIVALRRLFVQPLKFIE
- a CDS encoding fructose-1,6-bisphosphatase translates to MNIKKHVKRGLWNHLMKSRVEMGLASIIYEVGVASKYVNHAMRTGDLGLAGTSNLYGEDQLALDVLADEIIKDRLDHTGRVSRIISEEQSEIIIFDRQGKRGGYAVCYDPLDGSSLVDVNLAVGTIVAIYAGDDPLQCGRRQVGSMYVVYGPRTTLVYGAGDGVHEFTLNSLGEYVLTREYVSLKNRGTIFSPGGVRRDYLPEHENFIRHLEDDGYKLRYSGGFVPDLNQILLKGGGIFMYPGTVSAAQGKLRLPFELNPMAYLTELAGGVATDGRRPILDLECYDFDQRSPVYIGSRDEVELAKKFFGAS